A stretch of the bacterium genome encodes the following:
- a CDS encoding YceI family protein — protein MKLAQLLVPLLLYSGAVRAEGTEFSVKTTNPKNLVQFVSNAPLEKIVGRTRDVSGKVTLDLGNLKSGAKGTIRVSLKELDTGLSLRNEHMRVNHLDTKSYPDAVFTVKDIFSADPTNISGGGSAAILVQGDLDLHGVKKEYEILGSLTYTPATSTLSVRCQWPISLMDHQIPRPEFLFMRLSDTQEITVEIELSQ, from the coding sequence ATGAAACTCGCACAACTCCTTGTCCCCCTGTTGCTGTATTCCGGTGCGGTCCGTGCTGAAGGTACGGAATTTTCCGTAAAGACAACAAATCCGAAGAACCTCGTGCAGTTCGTCTCCAACGCCCCATTGGAGAAGATAGTGGGCCGAACGCGCGATGTCAGTGGCAAAGTCACATTAGATTTGGGTAACCTGAAATCCGGCGCGAAAGGCACGATTCGAGTGTCGCTGAAGGAACTGGACACGGGGTTGTCGCTGCGGAACGAGCATATGCGGGTGAATCACCTCGACACGAAGAGTTATCCCGACGCCGTGTTTACGGTGAAAGACATTTTTTCGGCTGACCCGACGAACATTTCGGGCGGCGGCTCGGCGGCGATCTTAGTGCAGGGGGACTTGGACCTGCATGGCGTAAAAAAGGAGTACGAGATTCTGGGGTCACTGACCTACACACCGGCAACTTCCACGCTGAGCGTTCGCTGTCAGTGGCCGATTAGTTTGATGGATCATCAGATTCCGCGACCGGAGTTCCTGTTCATGCGTCTGTCCGACACACAGGAAATCACGGTAGAGATAGAATTATCACAATAG
- the cutA gene encoding divalent cation tolerance protein CutA, which produces MEKGHGEVLIVTTIDHDHKAEAFSRGLVEKRLAACVTRLPGASSMYRWEFTEVTDNPEIVLLIKTHHTRLAEVKRYFDEAHPYTEPEILVFQVDEIGEAYRNWLMKEIGL; this is translated from the coding sequence ATGGAAAAAGGACACGGCGAAGTGCTGATTGTCACCACAATAGATCATGATCACAAAGCAGAGGCTTTTTCGAGAGGATTAGTGGAGAAGCGATTAGCGGCATGTGTGACAAGGTTACCCGGCGCATCCTCGATGTATCGCTGGGAGTTTACGGAAGTGACGGATAATCCGGAAATTGTTTTGTTGATCAAGACACATCACACACGGTTGGCCGAAGTCAAGCGTTATTTTGACGAAGCACACCCGTATACGGAGCCGGAGATCCTGGTGTTTCAGGTGGATGAAATCGGCGAAGCGTATCGCAACTGGCTGATGAAAGAGATCGGATTATAG
- a CDS encoding M23 family metallopeptidase: MASFLLFNGVTGFLASRIAKETGREQLEAENRALREQLAKFDTKIKSVEQRLSTLAETDNMLRLMADLPLLPQDVRNVGVGGTVEILPPGPLVPEAQEINEILNKLDRELDLQRTSFREIHSKLEQNQALLEHLPTLRPCDTGYFSSGFGVRLDPFTKKTTHHDGLDISAPRGTPVKSSAAGTVIYAGRYYNYGQFIVVDHGGGIQTAYGHLHKILVRKGQKVTKGMVIGQVGSTGRSTAPHLHYEVRVNGVAVNPMDYVFEETESFPGFASTTVHSDDH, from the coding sequence GTGGCGAGTTTCCTCCTCTTCAATGGAGTGACTGGATTTCTCGCCAGCCGGATTGCCAAGGAGACCGGCCGTGAGCAGCTGGAAGCCGAGAATCGTGCCCTGCGGGAACAACTTGCGAAGTTTGACACCAAGATAAAGTCGGTTGAGCAGCGACTTTCGACGCTCGCCGAGACGGACAATATGCTGCGCCTGATGGCCGATCTGCCGCTCCTGCCGCAGGACGTGCGGAATGTCGGGGTGGGCGGAACGGTTGAGATTCTACCCCCGGGGCCGCTGGTTCCCGAAGCGCAGGAAATCAACGAGATTCTGAACAAGCTGGACCGCGAGCTGGATTTGCAGCGCACCAGCTTCCGCGAAATCCACAGCAAGCTTGAGCAGAATCAGGCTCTGCTGGAGCATCTGCCGACCCTGCGTCCCTGTGACACAGGGTATTTCTCGTCCGGTTTTGGCGTGAGGCTGGATCCGTTCACGAAGAAGACCACGCATCACGACGGTCTTGATATTTCCGCGCCGCGCGGCACGCCCGTTAAGTCTTCGGCAGCCGGAACGGTCATCTATGCCGGCCGCTATTATAACTACGGTCAGTTTATCGTGGTGGATCACGGCGGAGGCATTCAGACTGCGTATGGCCACCTGCACAAGATTCTCGTGCGCAAGGGTCAGAAGGTCACAAAGGGTATGGTGATCGGGCAGGTCGGTTCGACGGGCCGCTCGACCGCACCGCATCTGCACTACGAAGTGCGCGTCAATGGTGTGGCCGTCAATCCGATGGACTATGTCTTTGAGGAGACCGAGTCCTTCCCGGGCTTTGCCAGCACAACAGTGCACAGCGACGACCACTAA
- a CDS encoding site-specific DNA-methyltransferase → MKNLAYPKDFVDKIICGNAVDVMRQIPDGSVELIVTSPPYNLKNSTGNGMKDGRGGKWANAALQNGYSHHNDCMPHEEYVQWQRRCLEEMLRIIPEDGAIFYNHKWRVQAGLLQDRQDIISGFPVRQIIIWKRKGGLNFNPGYFLPTYEVIYVIAKKKFRLVDKANAYGDVWEFTQEMKNEHPAAFPVILIDRIISSTAAKIVLDPFMGSGTTAISALNLNRHYIGIDVSPEYCEMARRRVKAHMQQAKLW, encoded by the coding sequence ATGAAAAACCTTGCTTATCCAAAAGATTTCGTTGATAAGATTATCTGCGGAAACGCAGTTGATGTTATGAGGCAGATTCCAGATGGATCAGTGGAGCTCATTGTTACCTCTCCTCCATACAACCTAAAGAACTCAACAGGGAATGGGATGAAAGATGGACGAGGAGGCAAATGGGCCAATGCTGCGCTACAAAATGGTTATTCGCACCACAATGATTGTATGCCCCACGAAGAGTATGTCCAGTGGCAGCGGCGGTGCCTTGAAGAGATGCTGCGGATCATACCAGAGGACGGAGCGATCTTCTACAACCACAAATGGCGTGTTCAAGCAGGTTTATTGCAGGACAGGCAAGACATTATTTCTGGATTTCCGGTGCGCCAGATTATCATCTGGAAACGTAAAGGCGGCCTAAACTTCAACCCCGGCTATTTCTTACCAACGTATGAAGTCATTTACGTTATTGCAAAGAAGAAGTTCCGATTAGTTGATAAAGCAAACGCTTACGGCGATGTCTGGGAATTTACTCAAGAAATGAAGAATGAGCATCCTGCAGCATTCCCTGTTATTCTAATAGACAGGATAATATCAAGTACGGCTGCAAAGATAGTGTTAGACCCCTTCATGGGCTCAGGAACAACTGCAATATCTGCATTGAACTTGAATAGACATTACATTGGAATAGATGTTTCACCTGAATACTGTGAAATGGCGAGACGACGGGTGAAGGCGCACATGCAACAGGCAAAACTCTGGTGA
- a CDS encoding T9SS type A sorting domain-containing protein, whose translation MIEIDSSYSISATIREASAGDTILLRDGVYRESVRVLDHSIVIASAYLLEGDSSHIIATIVEAELADPDSASCFIVSLPMTDSLTMIGLTLWEGRGTVWHGPSDDWIAGGGLHTNASRVVIRNSRIMNCSAQRGGGIAVMSNTPDSAEGLLDIQYSSLQNCNADRFGGGLFTFQSAAILQFCTMEACTSRESAGGAHLGGYAMMVACTLRQCGGIMGAAVLESDNSLVQGCLFETNGNPWSFQFFGACHLLTLGNVETRNCIFRGNTSNDAAVVIFDFRRFGVPFFSGNVIESHTMLDRVGAVYLWDCQGEFSHNIVRDGYGARGACIVPSGSVFFHHNIFTGNQQDGNSGGSVFSFDNQGPMPGRLDSNVFEDNVGTVFYREAWIPNPPTIDARNNWWGHESGPFHPTRNPDGQGDTLLLSIVEFEPWLMEPPDTSMSSDFRRLSPGVNSTWRLLSVFPNPFNSTLKIELAGFTRQDFKLTLFDILGREQAVVHTGNLSGGELMFEAPRTLAGGIYFLRASDRSAVETRKIVFLK comes from the coding sequence GTGATTGAGATCGACTCCAGCTATTCAATCTCCGCGACAATTAGAGAGGCGAGTGCAGGTGATACGATACTACTTCGCGACGGCGTGTACCGAGAGTCTGTACGTGTGCTTGATCACTCGATCGTAATCGCCAGCGCGTATCTTCTCGAGGGAGATTCCAGTCACATAATTGCCACAATCGTTGAGGCGGAGCTTGCCGATCCTGACAGCGCGAGTTGCTTCATTGTTTCGCTCCCCATGACTGATAGTCTGACGATGATTGGTCTTACTCTCTGGGAGGGACGAGGTACGGTCTGGCATGGTCCGTCCGATGATTGGATTGCCGGAGGCGGACTTCATACGAATGCCAGTCGTGTCGTGATCAGAAACTCCCGTATCATGAATTGTAGTGCGCAACGAGGCGGAGGCATTGCGGTTATGTCTAATACTCCCGACTCTGCAGAAGGCCTTCTGGATATACAATATAGTTCTCTACAGAATTGCAATGCAGATCGGTTTGGCGGCGGCCTCTTCACTTTTCAATCTGCCGCGATCTTGCAGTTCTGTACGATGGAAGCGTGTACCTCTCGGGAGTCTGCGGGTGGTGCCCACTTGGGTGGATACGCGATGATGGTAGCTTGTACATTACGCCAGTGCGGGGGTATAATGGGTGCTGCTGTCTTGGAAAGCGACAATTCACTTGTGCAAGGCTGTTTGTTTGAGACAAACGGAAATCCGTGGTCATTTCAGTTCTTTGGTGCATGCCACTTGCTGACTCTGGGTAATGTGGAGACTCGAAATTGCATATTTCGTGGCAACACATCAAATGATGCGGCTGTTGTTATCTTTGATTTTCGACGGTTTGGTGTCCCATTCTTCTCAGGTAATGTAATAGAATCACATACCATGCTTGACCGGGTCGGCGCTGTCTACCTGTGGGATTGTCAAGGTGAGTTCTCACACAACATTGTTCGAGATGGGTATGGCGCTCGCGGGGCATGTATTGTTCCCTCTGGAAGTGTGTTCTTTCATCACAACATCTTCACTGGCAATCAACAGGATGGGAATAGCGGCGGTTCTGTTTTCTCCTTTGACAACCAAGGCCCTATGCCGGGAAGACTTGATTCAAATGTCTTTGAGGATAATGTCGGCACCGTTTTCTATCGCGAAGCGTGGATTCCGAATCCCCCGACGATTGATGCTCGCAACAACTGGTGGGGCCACGAAAGCGGACCCTTCCATCCGACGAGGAATCCAGATGGACAAGGTGATACTCTACTTTTGAGTATCGTTGAGTTTGAACCGTGGCTGATGGAGCCGCCTGACACGTCGATGTCAAGCGATTTCCGACGCCTGAGTCCAGGAGTCAATTCGACATGGAGGCTCTTGTCCGTTTTTCCCAATCCGTTTAACTCGACTTTGAAGATTGAATTGGCCGGGTTCACTCGTCAGGATTTCAAACTAACTCTGTTTGACATTCTGGGCAGAGAGCAAGCTGTTGTGCATACAGGAAATCTATCCGGCGGGGAGCTAATGTTTGAGGCACCACGAACGCTCGCAGGTGGAATCTACTTCTTGCGGGCCTCAGATCGATCTGCAGTTGAAACACGCAAGATAGTGTTCCTAAAGTGA
- a CDS encoding HU family DNA-binding protein: MTNKELVAAIAARTALSQQTSLEVLQVVIETIKDTVWDGDRVNLSDFGSFYLAERKARTGRNPRTGEEMLIPASKFPKFVPAKKFKDLVR; this comes from the coding sequence ATGACAAACAAAGAACTTGTGGCAGCCATTGCGGCCCGGACAGCCCTTTCTCAACAAACTTCTCTTGAAGTCCTGCAGGTGGTCATCGAAACGATTAAAGACACCGTTTGGGACGGAGACCGCGTGAATTTATCGGATTTCGGGTCGTTCTATCTTGCAGAACGCAAAGCCCGCACCGGTCGTAACCCACGCACCGGAGAGGAAATGCTCATCCCCGCATCGAAGTTCCCGAAGTTCGTGCCGGCCAAGAAGTTCAAGGACCTCGTTCGCTAA
- a CDS encoding threonylcarbamoyl-AMP synthase, giving the protein MIYETHPDNPNPRAIQKAIHALEQGELIAYATDTVYGLGCDIHRKDAMERALALKGYSKYHALSFLCADLSDISTFARVETPVYKMLKRCLPGPYTFILPATREVPKLLLTKQKTVGLRVPDHPVCRELLKAFGRPILSTSVTDRDGESMNDPQEIEEHWGDAIAVILDSGVIDNVASTVVDCTDPNEPVILREGKGDASLIYY; this is encoded by the coding sequence ATGATTTACGAGACGCACCCCGATAATCCGAATCCACGCGCGATTCAAAAAGCGATTCACGCGCTCGAACAGGGCGAGTTGATTGCCTATGCCACCGATACAGTCTACGGGCTGGGCTGCGACATTCACCGCAAAGACGCGATGGAGCGCGCACTCGCGCTGAAAGGCTACTCCAAATATCACGCCCTGTCGTTTCTCTGCGCCGACCTCTCCGATATCAGCACCTTCGCACGTGTCGAGACTCCCGTCTACAAAATGCTCAAGCGCTGCCTGCCCGGTCCGTATACGTTCATTCTCCCCGCAACGCGAGAAGTGCCGAAGCTCCTGCTGACCAAACAGAAAACAGTCGGCTTGCGAGTGCCGGACCATCCGGTCTGCCGCGAACTTCTGAAGGCCTTCGGCCGTCCGATTCTGTCAACGTCCGTCACCGACCGCGACGGCGAATCCATGAACGACCCGCAGGAAATTGAAGAACATTGGGGTGACGCCATAGCCGTGATTCTCGACAGCGGTGTCATTGACAACGTGGCTTCCACGGTTGTGGACTGCACTGACCCCAACGAGCCCGTCATCCTGCGCGAAGGCAAAGGAGACGCGTCGCTCATTTATTATTGA
- a CDS encoding TOBE domain-containing protein encodes MKYGAKNKIPARVTDIKKGDVMSQVNLEVNDRVLMSSVLTTDSLHDLGIQPGDHVKVIVKAIHVLLVRE; translated from the coding sequence ATGAAATACGGAGCCAAGAACAAAATCCCCGCGCGCGTCACCGATATCAAAAAAGGCGACGTGATGTCGCAGGTGAATCTCGAAGTCAACGACCGCGTGCTGATGAGTTCGGTCCTGACCACCGATTCGCTGCACGACCTCGGCATCCAGCCGGGTGACCACGTGAAAGTCATCGTCAAAGCGATTCACGTTCTACTGGTAAGAGAATAG
- a CDS encoding AbrB/MazE/SpoVT family DNA-binding domain-containing protein: MARRLSAQIRAKNQITLPKRLVDHVDLKEGDFLDFELVTTARSVPAGVIILHKKRLADDPLPNEPLPAEREENEFPGVKTAIAELKKRL; encoded by the coding sequence ATGGCGAGACGGCTGTCAGCTCAGATCCGAGCGAAAAATCAGATCACCCTTCCCAAGCGACTGGTTGACCATGTTGACCTGAAAGAGGGTGATTTTCTTGACTTTGAGCTTGTGACAACCGCGCGCTCCGTTCCGGCGGGCGTTATTATTCTGCACAAGAAGCGCTTGGCGGATGATCCGCTGCCGAACGAACCTCTGCCAGCAGAACGGGAAGAAAACGAGTTTCCGGGTGTGAAAACCGCGATAGCCGAGCTGAAGAAGCGGCTTTAG
- a CDS encoding zinc ribbon domain-containing protein: MPLYEYKCETCGNVVEILEATVKNRAEGYCPNCEGERKFTKLFSLTAAPQSKDSDGLGMCGEPRGTCHGGGCGCSLN; encoded by the coding sequence ATGCCACTCTACGAGTATAAGTGCGAAACCTGCGGAAACGTAGTCGAGATTCTGGAGGCTACGGTCAAGAATCGCGCCGAAGGCTATTGTCCCAATTGCGAAGGCGAACGCAAATTCACCAAACTCTTCTCACTAACCGCTGCGCCGCAAAGCAAAGATTCTGATGGACTTGGCATGTGCGGCGAACCTCGTGGCACCTGCCACGGTGGCGGTTGCGGCTGTTCGCTGAACTAA
- a CDS encoding T9SS type A sorting domain-containing protein: MRLIALIAVTMVVLSGEVSLAAVRRVPQVYGSIQSAVTASQQGDTVLISSGTYLEAVSIPSMGLTIAGRFLETGVLGDIDSCVIRGYTSGDDTIRAISIEDDGGPLPSCRVVGLRFATSSARHDESGGAIRVFGQVVSIEHCKFDSCKAGYGGGVGVRQSVTSISNCSFTFCGANRFGAAVRSVESQVVMDSCLIEESTSYDDEDERPEQIGIRLTHLTLINSEVRNCGRGPNPDGCYFVYASKPPDTVEISNTYFHDNHWANFIHRGGQYLDFLRIDSCRFTNERLSGAIYSQGGPDSLTTFFCRGNVFEDFTRVWPYGMHGLFALSRTRTTVMIMHNLVRGFSLGHTSLGNLFEINESPRVVSNNYILECSNESISWPPSGQVLLYRNGDTDFNYNVMQGNIGYAVFQGNLNGTSFARRNYWGHESGPYDSVGNPGGLGDTVEWRINYQPWEEDTSFLASVPEPRVPVSVPQSFIGNAYPNPFNSSVTIEFVLLKDQKISLDIFDLTGRRVATLLDEKIRAGVHVRDWRPETSASGLYFARLSTDEGIPSTAKLLFIK, encoded by the coding sequence GTGCGGTTGATTGCTTTAATAGCCGTAACTATGGTCGTCTTGAGCGGGGAAGTTTCACTTGCCGCTGTCAGAAGAGTCCCTCAAGTATACGGCAGTATTCAGTCTGCCGTTACGGCATCACAGCAAGGCGACACAGTTCTGATCTCGAGTGGAACCTATCTTGAGGCGGTCAGCATTCCGTCCATGGGCCTGACGATCGCAGGCAGGTTTCTTGAAACAGGAGTGCTCGGCGATATCGATTCCTGCGTGATTCGTGGCTACACGAGCGGAGACGACACCATCAGAGCAATCTCAATCGAAGATGACGGCGGACCCCTTCCGTCCTGCAGAGTCGTCGGACTTCGATTCGCGACCAGTTCAGCGCGTCACGACGAATCAGGCGGCGCGATTCGGGTCTTTGGTCAAGTTGTCAGCATTGAGCATTGCAAATTCGATTCCTGCAAGGCCGGCTATGGCGGGGGAGTAGGAGTACGACAATCCGTGACTTCTATCTCTAATTGTTCGTTCACATTCTGTGGTGCAAACAGGTTCGGCGCAGCAGTCCGGAGTGTCGAATCTCAGGTGGTGATGGACTCATGTCTCATCGAAGAAAGCACATCATATGATGACGAGGATGAGCGACCGGAACAAATCGGAATACGGCTCACGCATCTGACGTTGATCAACTCGGAAGTCAGGAACTGTGGAAGGGGGCCCAACCCTGACGGTTGCTACTTCGTGTATGCGTCAAAGCCACCTGATACCGTGGAAATTTCAAACACGTATTTTCACGACAATCATTGGGCGAATTTCATTCACAGGGGCGGTCAGTATCTCGACTTTCTGCGAATTGACTCTTGTCGGTTCACGAATGAGCGACTCAGCGGCGCGATCTACAGTCAGGGCGGTCCGGACAGTTTGACCACTTTCTTTTGTCGTGGAAACGTGTTTGAAGATTTCACAAGAGTGTGGCCCTACGGCATGCATGGACTCTTCGCGTTGTCCCGAACGCGCACGACCGTTATGATCATGCATAATCTTGTGCGCGGCTTCAGTCTTGGTCATACATCGTTGGGAAACTTGTTCGAGATCAATGAGTCGCCTCGCGTTGTCTCCAACAACTACATTCTGGAGTGTTCAAACGAGTCTATCTCGTGGCCGCCTTCCGGTCAGGTCTTGCTCTACCGAAACGGCGATACGGATTTTAACTACAACGTCATGCAGGGAAACATCGGATACGCTGTCTTTCAGGGAAACCTCAATGGAACATCCTTCGCCCGGCGGAACTATTGGGGACATGAATCCGGGCCGTACGATTCTGTCGGAAATCCGGGCGGATTGGGAGACACGGTGGAATGGAGAATCAACTATCAGCCGTGGGAAGAGGACACGAGCTTCCTTGCGAGTGTTCCCGAGCCGCGTGTTCCGGTTTCAGTGCCGCAGAGTTTCATTGGAAATGCCTATCCAAACCCCTTCAACAGCAGCGTGACCATCGAGTTCGTGCTGCTGAAGGACCAGAAGATTTCACTCGACATATTTGATCTCACTGGCCGGCGCGTTGCGACTCTTCTTGACGAGAAGATTCGCGCAGGCGTTCATGTTCGCGACTGGCGGCCGGAAACATCCGCCAGCGGCCTCTACTTCGCCCGACTGTCTACGGATGAAGGGATTCCCTCGACGGCAAAACTGCTGTTCATAAAGTGA
- a CDS encoding MvaI/BcnI restriction endonuclease family protein, translating into MKKDQVVFTKSDLIARLKDISAAGFVPNARKGNHGGIGNTLEELLGIEENNLPIPNAAEWELKTQRLGTSSLTTLFHIEPSPRAVRFVPKVLLPKYGWRHQEAGKKYDDNEMSFRQTIHGMSRSDRGFGVLIDRGQRKILISFDSRSVDSRHEAWLEQVRHRIGLAELDPQPYWGFDDLSHKAGTKLLNTFYVQAEVKIERKQEYYHYKKVMMLERMNFEGFLRALEEGKLLIDFDARTGHNHGTKFRLRQDCLPMLYDNVTEIL; encoded by the coding sequence ATGAAAAAGGATCAAGTAGTATTCACAAAGTCAGACCTGATTGCACGCCTTAAAGATATCTCTGCAGCAGGATTTGTCCCCAATGCTCGCAAAGGGAATCACGGCGGAATTGGCAACACACTTGAAGAGTTACTTGGAATAGAAGAGAATAACTTGCCAATCCCAAATGCTGCGGAATGGGAACTAAAGACACAGCGACTCGGAACCTCTTCACTCACGACACTGTTTCATATTGAGCCGTCACCTCGAGCGGTGCGTTTTGTGCCGAAAGTTCTGCTTCCGAAGTACGGATGGCGACATCAAGAAGCAGGCAAAAAATATGACGACAATGAAATGAGTTTCCGACAAACTATTCATGGCATGTCTAGAAGTGACAGAGGTTTTGGAGTTCTGATCGACCGCGGGCAGAGAAAAATATTGATCTCATTCGATTCGCGAAGTGTTGACTCCCGCCATGAGGCGTGGCTGGAACAAGTAAGGCACCGAATTGGTCTCGCGGAATTGGATCCGCAGCCATATTGGGGTTTTGATGATCTCAGTCACAAGGCGGGCACAAAGCTCCTGAACACTTTCTATGTTCAAGCAGAAGTAAAGATTGAACGGAAGCAGGAGTACTACCACTATAAAAAGGTGATGATGTTGGAGCGGATGAATTTTGAAGGTTTTCTGCGTGCACTTGAGGAAGGGAAACTACTTATAGATTTCGACGCGCGAACGGGGCATAACCACGGAACGAAGTTTCGATTGAGACAGGATTGTCTCCCAATGCTGTACGACAATGTAACCGAAATACTTTGA
- a CDS encoding FKBP-type peptidyl-prolyl cis-trans isomerase: MMRTRMRLGLIAAMCIALGCGGASKKVEAGSAADEQKQTTQTETKTENNGPTMWKVEGDTVTTASGLQYLMVKEGTGDTPKTGDRVSVHYSGWLLDGSKFDSSVDRGEPYSFTLGRRQVIAGWDEGVALMKKGEKRQFIIPSDLAYGDRGHPAGIPPKATLIFDVELLDIGTAQ; encoded by the coding sequence ATGATGAGGACAAGAATGCGATTGGGACTTATTGCAGCTATGTGCATTGCATTAGGCTGCGGCGGGGCGAGCAAGAAAGTCGAGGCCGGAAGTGCCGCCGACGAACAGAAGCAGACCACTCAAACTGAGACCAAGACGGAGAACAACGGACCAACCATGTGGAAAGTTGAAGGCGATACAGTGACGACCGCTTCAGGTCTGCAGTACCTGATGGTCAAAGAAGGCACGGGCGACACGCCCAAAACGGGCGACCGCGTGAGCGTGCATTACTCCGGTTGGCTTTTGGATGGAAGCAAGTTTGACAGTTCAGTGGACCGCGGCGAGCCGTACAGCTTTACGCTCGGACGCAGGCAGGTGATCGCCGGATGGGACGAAGGCGTTGCGTTGATGAAGAAGGGCGAAAAGCGTCAGTTTATCATACCGAGCGACTTGGCCTATGGCGACCGCGGACATCCCGCCGGAATTCCACCCAAAGCGACGCTGATTTTTGACGTCGAATTGCTGGACATCGGCACCGCGCAATAA